One genomic region from Streptomyces venezuelae encodes:
- a CDS encoding HAD-IIA family hydrolase, translating into MAERKPIESWLTDMDGVLIHEGVPIPGADAFIKKLRETGKPFLVLTNNSIYTARDLHARLARMGLEVPVENIWTSALATAKFLDDQRPGGTAYVIGEAGLTTALHDIGYVLTDHDPDYVVLGETRTYSFEAMTKAVRLINAGARFICTNPDETGPSLEGPLPATGSVAALITKATGKEPYFAGKPNPLMMRTGLNAIGAHSESSAMIGDRMDTDILAGLEAGMQTFLVLTGLTSQAEIDRFPFRPSKIVDSIADIVDRV; encoded by the coding sequence ATGGCAGAGCGCAAGCCGATCGAATCCTGGCTCACCGACATGGACGGCGTCCTCATCCACGAGGGCGTCCCGATCCCCGGCGCCGACGCGTTCATCAAGAAGCTGCGGGAGACCGGGAAGCCCTTCCTGGTCCTCACGAACAACTCGATCTACACGGCCCGCGACCTGCACGCCCGCCTCGCCCGCATGGGCCTCGAAGTCCCCGTCGAGAACATCTGGACCTCGGCCCTCGCCACCGCCAAGTTCCTCGACGACCAGCGCCCCGGCGGCACGGCGTACGTCATCGGCGAGGCGGGCCTGACCACGGCCCTCCACGACATCGGTTACGTCCTCACCGACCACGACCCGGACTACGTGGTCCTCGGCGAGACCCGGACGTACTCCTTCGAGGCGATGACCAAGGCCGTCCGCCTCATCAACGCCGGCGCCCGCTTCATCTGCACCAACCCCGACGAGACCGGCCCCTCCCTGGAGGGCCCGCTCCCGGCCACCGGCTCCGTCGCCGCGCTCATCACGAAGGCCACCGGCAAGGAGCCGTACTTCGCGGGCAAGCCGAACCCGCTCATGATGCGCACCGGCCTCAACGCGATCGGCGCCCACTCCGAGTCCAGCGCGATGATCGGCGACCGGATGGACACCGACATCCTGGCCGGCCTGGAGGCGGGCATGCAGACCTTCCTCGTCCTGACGGGCCTGACCAGCCAGGCCGAGATCGACCGCTTCCCGTTCCGCCCGTCCAAGATCGTCGACTCGATCGCGGACATCGTCGACCGCGTGTAG
- a CDS encoding AMP-binding protein produces the protein MKGADTVAELVRRQWGDHRTGLRDEHHTLSHHEVAAGAAARAALLVDLMPPLPGSEPHLGILLDNTPEYPLWLSAAALAGAAVAGINPTRRGAELARDIRHTACRILVTQRARLPLLDGLALPGLRILVTDTDAYRELLAPYAGARPGDATLGPVRPDSRFLLSFTSGSTGAPKAALCSQGRLAAAGSSLVSHFGIGPDDVHYVCMPMFHGNAVIADWAPALAAGAGVALRARFSASGFLPDVRRFGATYFTYVGRAVQYLLATPPGPDDRAHALRLGFGTEAGAVDAARFRERFGVPLVEGYGSSEGGAAIQRTPDTPTGAIGRAAPGDDLAVLDPETGQECAPARFSPEGRLLNTDEAVGELVNRGRNPFEGYWRNPEAEAVRLRGGWYWTGDLFYRDEEGFLYFAGRTDDRLRVDSENLAAAMIENILARWDRAAGVAVYAIPDPVAGDQVMAALALREGAAFDPAEFAAFLAAQPDLGTKMPPRFVRVTRELPLTATNKIHRVGLRRESFLCPDPVWWRPTATAPYEPLTPATTAALQEQYALHGRTPTWDRTK, from the coding sequence ATGAAGGGTGCGGACACCGTCGCGGAGCTCGTACGACGCCAATGGGGCGACCACCGGACCGGCCTGAGGGACGAGCACCACACCCTCAGCCACCACGAGGTCGCCGCCGGCGCCGCCGCGCGGGCCGCACTGCTCGTGGACCTGATGCCACCCCTGCCGGGGAGCGAGCCGCACCTCGGCATCCTGCTCGACAACACGCCGGAGTACCCGCTCTGGCTCAGCGCGGCGGCCCTCGCGGGGGCCGCCGTCGCCGGGATCAACCCGACCCGGCGCGGCGCCGAACTCGCCCGGGACATCCGGCACACCGCCTGCCGGATCCTGGTCACCCAGCGCGCCCGTCTGCCGCTCCTCGACGGCCTCGCGCTGCCCGGGCTGCGCATCCTCGTCACCGACACCGACGCCTACCGTGAACTCCTCGCGCCCTACGCCGGCGCCCGCCCGGGAGACGCCACCCTCGGTCCCGTACGCCCCGACAGCCGCTTCCTGCTCTCCTTCACCTCCGGCTCGACGGGCGCCCCCAAGGCCGCGCTCTGCAGCCAGGGGCGCCTCGCGGCGGCCGGCTCCTCCCTCGTCTCCCACTTCGGGATCGGCCCCGACGACGTCCACTACGTCTGCATGCCGATGTTCCACGGCAACGCGGTGATCGCGGACTGGGCACCCGCGCTCGCCGCCGGTGCGGGAGTGGCGCTGCGGGCCCGCTTCTCCGCGTCCGGCTTCCTCCCCGACGTACGCCGCTTCGGCGCCACCTACTTCACCTACGTGGGCCGTGCCGTGCAGTACCTGCTCGCCACCCCGCCCGGCCCGGACGACCGCGCGCACGCGCTGCGCCTCGGCTTCGGCACGGAGGCCGGGGCGGTGGACGCGGCCCGCTTCCGGGAGCGGTTCGGGGTCCCGCTCGTCGAGGGGTACGGCTCCTCCGAGGGCGGCGCGGCGATCCAGCGCACCCCGGACACCCCGACCGGGGCGATCGGACGGGCCGCCCCCGGCGACGACCTGGCCGTCCTGGACCCGGAGACCGGCCAGGAGTGCGCCCCGGCCCGCTTCTCGCCCGAGGGGCGGCTCCTCAACACGGACGAGGCGGTCGGCGAGCTCGTCAACCGCGGCCGGAACCCCTTCGAGGGCTACTGGCGCAACCCCGAGGCGGAGGCGGTCCGGCTGCGCGGCGGCTGGTACTGGACGGGCGACCTCTTCTACCGGGACGAGGAGGGCTTCCTCTACTTCGCCGGCCGCACGGACGACCGGCTGCGGGTCGACAGCGAGAACCTGGCGGCGGCGATGATCGAGAACATCCTCGCCCGCTGGGACCGGGCCGCCGGAGTGGCGGTGTACGCGATACCGGACCCCGTCGCCGGCGATCAGGTCATGGCGGCGCTGGCCCTGCGCGAGGGGGCCGCATTCGACCCGGCGGAGTTCGCCGCCTTCCTCGCCGCGCAGCCGGACCTGGGCACGAAGATGCCGCCGCGCTTCGTCCGCGTGACGCGCGAGCTGCCCCTGACGGCCACCAACAAGATCCACCGCGTGGGCCTGCGCCGGGAGTCCTTCCTCTGCCCGGACCCCGTCTGGTGGCGCCCGACCGCCACCGCCCCGTACGAGCCCCTGACCCCCGCGACGACCGCCGCGCTCCAGGAGCAGTACGCCCTCCACGGCCGCACCCCGACCTGGGACCGCACCAAGTGA
- a CDS encoding peptidoglycan-binding protein: protein MSVPVFEEFEPAADCGCPGCAQQRRGLALGLPVRAGGHPAAHGARRALVLVTAAGVVLGGGGAGAATALSHPEGPFTPADAVPGPEAGGGTDMDAAVLRERSAVTPWPGPETPQGGRGPLHGAPGPGSQPTATPAPPPGTGTGTTPTSTTGQIATGTLRPTTRAEIINRAKLWVAAQVPYSMEKYWTDGYRQDCSGYISMAWNLRSNEWTGSLDRFAERIDRTELQPGDILLFHNPASPTRGSHVTIFGGWTDYTHTSYIAYEQTKPRTRKQATPMAYWENSDRYVAYRYKGVVSGGSGGGTSGGGSTATPKPPKPATPYPGAGKFGPGANNAYVTQLGKLLVERGGKKYYSKGPGPKWGAADRRATQAFQLAQGWKGKEADGLPGPQTWQLLVTGGGRDIGGSGGSGGSSANATGFPGRGYFRPGQSNAYVEKLGKQLVKRGFGKHYLSGPGPRWTEADRRNVEAFQRAQGWRGGAADGYPGPETWRRLFR from the coding sequence ATGAGCGTGCCGGTATTCGAGGAGTTCGAACCCGCGGCCGACTGCGGCTGCCCGGGCTGCGCCCAGCAGCGCCGTGGCCTCGCGCTCGGCCTGCCCGTGCGGGCCGGCGGCCACCCGGCGGCCCATGGCGCGCGCCGCGCGCTGGTGCTGGTGACGGCGGCGGGAGTGGTCCTCGGCGGGGGAGGGGCGGGAGCGGCGACGGCCCTCTCGCACCCGGAGGGCCCGTTCACCCCGGCGGACGCGGTCCCGGGCCCGGAGGCGGGCGGGGGTACGGACATGGACGCGGCGGTCCTGCGGGAGCGGTCGGCCGTGACCCCCTGGCCGGGGCCGGAGACCCCGCAGGGCGGGCGGGGGCCGCTGCACGGAGCGCCGGGCCCCGGCTCGCAGCCGACCGCGACGCCGGCCCCGCCCCCGGGCACCGGTACGGGCACCACCCCGACCTCGACGACCGGTCAGATCGCGACGGGCACGCTGCGGCCGACGACCCGGGCCGAGATCATCAACCGGGCCAAGCTGTGGGTGGCCGCGCAGGTCCCGTACTCCATGGAGAAGTACTGGACGGACGGGTACCGCCAGGACTGCTCCGGCTACATCTCCATGGCCTGGAACCTGCGCAGCAACGAGTGGACCGGCAGCCTCGACCGCTTCGCCGAGCGGATCGACCGGACCGAGCTCCAGCCCGGCGACATCCTGCTGTTCCACAACCCGGCCAGCCCGACGCGCGGCTCGCACGTCACGATCTTCGGCGGCTGGACCGACTACACCCACACCTCGTACATCGCCTACGAGCAGACCAAGCCGCGCACGCGGAAGCAGGCGACGCCGATGGCGTACTGGGAGAACTCCGACCGGTACGTGGCCTACCGCTACAAGGGCGTGGTCAGCGGCGGCAGCGGGGGCGGCACGTCCGGCGGAGGGTCGACCGCGACGCCGAAGCCGCCGAAGCCGGCGACGCCCTACCCGGGGGCGGGGAAGTTCGGCCCGGGGGCGAACAACGCCTACGTCACCCAGCTCGGGAAGCTCCTGGTCGAGCGCGGCGGCAAGAAGTACTACAGCAAGGGGCCCGGCCCGAAGTGGGGCGCGGCGGACCGGAGGGCGACCCAGGCGTTCCAGCTCGCACAGGGCTGGAAGGGCAAGGAGGCGGACGGCCTGCCCGGGCCGCAGACGTGGCAGCTCCTCGTGACCGGCGGGGGCAGGGACATCGGCGGATCGGGTGGTTCGGGCGGTTCGAGCGCGAATGCGACGGGGTTCCCCGGGCGTGGCTACTTCCGTCCGGGCCAATCCAACGCATATGTGGAGAAGCTGGGCAAACAACTGGTGAAGCGGGGCTTCGGCAAGCACTACCTGTCGGGACCCGGTCCGCGCTGGACGGAGGCGGACCGCCGCAACGTCGAGGCGTTCCAGCGGGCTCAGGGCTGGCGCGGCGGAGCGGCCGACGGCTACCCGGGCCCGGAGACCTGGCGGCGCTTGTTCCGATGA
- a CDS encoding glycoside hydrolase family 6 protein translates to MSARHHPPRAHPCAPRTPAPARALLLLLAAGLVAGCTGGETTRPVAATAPAPAPAVSRPAAGPVPAPPPYWVNPDGKAARQLAAHLAAGRTAEAGLLRRITSRPVAEWIGPDRPEAETRALTEAATRAGREALLVLYGIPHRDCGRHSAGGAADPAAYRAWVDAVARGIGARRATVVLEPDAVMHVVDGCTEEQYHGERYELLKSAVLRLKRQPATTVHLDAGNAGWAAPAALRGPLMRAGIAEADGFAVNVSNFQTTAASTAYGRRLSALVGGKPFVIDTSRNGNGPYTEGDPAQNWCNPPGRALGAPPTRDTGDPLVAAYLWIKRPGESDGECRGGPRAGQWFDAYALELARNAR, encoded by the coding sequence ATGTCCGCACGTCACCACCCGCCCCGAGCACATCCGTGCGCGCCCCGCACCCCGGCCCCGGCCCGCGCTCTCCTGCTGCTCCTCGCCGCCGGTCTCGTCGCCGGCTGCACGGGCGGCGAGACCACCCGGCCCGTCGCTGCCACCGCACCCGCCCCGGCCCCCGCCGTCTCCCGGCCCGCCGCGGGGCCGGTCCCCGCCCCACCCCCGTACTGGGTGAACCCCGACGGCAAGGCCGCCCGGCAACTGGCCGCGCACCTCGCCGCGGGGCGGACCGCCGAAGCCGGGCTCCTGCGGCGGATCACCTCCCGGCCGGTGGCCGAGTGGATCGGCCCCGACCGGCCCGAGGCGGAGACCCGCGCCCTCACCGAGGCCGCCACCCGCGCCGGGCGCGAGGCACTCCTCGTCCTCTACGGCATCCCGCACCGCGACTGCGGCCGGCATTCGGCGGGCGGCGCGGCGGACCCCGCCGCCTACCGGGCCTGGGTGGACGCGGTCGCCCGGGGCATCGGCGCGCGGCGCGCGACCGTCGTCCTGGAACCGGACGCCGTGATGCACGTCGTCGACGGCTGCACGGAGGAGCAGTACCACGGGGAGCGGTACGAGCTGCTCAAGTCGGCCGTCCTGCGGCTGAAGCGACAGCCGGCCACCACGGTCCACCTGGACGCGGGCAACGCGGGCTGGGCCGCTCCCGCGGCGCTGCGCGGCCCGCTCATGCGGGCGGGGATCGCGGAGGCCGACGGCTTCGCGGTCAACGTCTCGAACTTCCAGACGACCGCGGCGAGCACCGCCTACGGCCGCCGGCTGTCGGCGCTGGTCGGCGGCAAGCCGTTCGTGATCGACACCAGCAGGAACGGGAACGGCCCCTACACCGAGGGGGACCCGGCCCAGAACTGGTGCAACCCGCCGGGCCGCGCGCTCGGCGCGCCGCCGACCCGCGACACCGGCGACCCGCTGGTCGCGGCGTACCTCTGGATCAAGCGGCCGGGCGAGTCGGACGGGGAGTGCCGGGGCGGCCCGCGGGCCGGGCAGTGGTTCGACGCGTACGCGCTGGAACTGGCCAGGAACGCCCGCTAG
- a CDS encoding 2-aminoethylphosphonate ABC transporter substrate-binding protein: MLTHAKPIAAVTGALALAATLTACGGSSAASDAKTVTVYSADGLKGEAGDGWYDKVFKDFEKQTGIKVEYVEGGSGEMVQRALREKSNTQADVIVTLPPFIQQADSKGLLQAYEPKGADQVGGGDKSGDGKWTSVVNNYFGFIHNKKELPAAPKSWEELLDAKYKNRLQYSTPGVAGDGTAVLIKAMHDFGGQEPALEYLKKLQANNVGPSSSTSKLAPKVDKGELLVANGDVQMNYAQARSMPNLGIWFPAKGTGKPTTFALPYAAGLVDKAPHADNGRKLLDFMLSEQAQREVSAIGGGFPARKDVKPTDANAIELAKLLEGVEIFEPDWSDIDKNLKTYVDAWKSATGS, encoded by the coding sequence ATGCTTACGCACGCCAAGCCGATCGCCGCCGTCACCGGCGCTCTCGCCCTCGCCGCGACCCTCACCGCCTGCGGTGGCTCCTCCGCCGCCTCCGACGCGAAGACCGTCACCGTCTACAGCGCCGACGGCCTCAAGGGCGAGGCGGGCGACGGCTGGTACGACAAGGTCTTCAAGGACTTCGAGAAGCAGACCGGGATCAAGGTCGAGTACGTCGAGGGCGGCTCCGGCGAGATGGTGCAGCGCGCCCTCCGCGAGAAGAGCAACACCCAGGCCGACGTCATCGTGACCCTGCCTCCCTTCATCCAGCAGGCCGACTCCAAGGGTCTCCTCCAGGCGTACGAGCCCAAGGGCGCCGACCAGGTCGGCGGCGGCGACAAGTCCGGCGACGGCAAGTGGACCTCGGTCGTCAACAACTACTTCGGCTTCATCCACAACAAGAAGGAGCTGCCGGCCGCGCCCAAGAGCTGGGAGGAGCTGCTCGACGCGAAGTACAAGAACAGGCTCCAGTACTCGACCCCCGGCGTCGCGGGCGACGGCACCGCCGTCCTCATCAAGGCCATGCACGACTTCGGCGGCCAGGAGCCGGCCCTGGAGTACCTGAAGAAGCTCCAGGCCAACAACGTCGGCCCGTCGTCCTCCACCTCGAAGCTCGCCCCGAAGGTCGACAAGGGCGAGCTGCTCGTCGCCAACGGCGACGTCCAGATGAACTACGCCCAGGCCCGGTCCATGCCCAACCTCGGCATCTGGTTCCCGGCGAAGGGCACCGGCAAGCCGACCACCTTCGCCCTGCCGTACGCCGCCGGCCTGGTCGACAAGGCACCGCACGCCGACAACGGCAGGAAGCTGCTCGACTTCATGCTGAGCGAGCAGGCCCAGCGCGAGGTCAGCGCGATCGGCGGCGGATTCCCGGCCCGCAAGGACGTCAAGCCCACCGACGCCAACGCGATCGAACTGGCCAAGCTCCTCGAAGGCGTCGAGATCTTCGAGCCGGACTGGTCCGACATCGACAAGAACCTCAAGACGTACGTCGACGCGTGGAAGTCCGCGACCGGCAGCTGA
- a CDS encoding alkaline phosphatase family protein, with the protein MPITGIPRRTVLTAAGAGAAVAAAGALSAPAAHAATAAPTLPDGTSKDKVLVVGMDGLRYDRIDAAKAPHLKSLMTNGTMGRSLLYANPMAATSSGPGWSTISTGVWPDKHGVKDNTFTGKNYGTYPGFLARLHQIRPELSLFAAVDWPELDTHGTVTPGADAKLVYNNNYVVNDLVITEATEDVLRNQNPDVLFVYFGETDEIGHNYGAAHSKYLDAIDVQDAYLGRLLTAIKARPTYATERWTVIVTTDHGHTDGGGHGGSSIEERRTFVLAQGPGIAAGARPIDTRLVDVAATVFHQLGIVPDPSWGLDGKPVQQRSTDPFDALYGSLSGRVDETGIPVGILGFTHTAPSGWSVINNAMGTGGMTEWRGWSFATDEFWSRAQRDQSRELNVRARGVFAVADSDEWADKSFSGTYDSTLVTPAHSVSGATRATLDFTTFYRQEGSQTAQVLASFNGGTPALVKSYTADVVSRPQSLTVNVPAGASSVSFRFRYTGANNWYWTIDGVRVTAS; encoded by the coding sequence ATGCCGATCACCGGCATCCCCCGCCGCACCGTGCTCACCGCCGCCGGTGCCGGCGCGGCCGTCGCCGCCGCCGGCGCGCTCAGTGCCCCCGCCGCCCACGCGGCCACCGCCGCGCCCACGCTTCCCGACGGCACCAGCAAGGACAAGGTGCTCGTCGTCGGCATGGACGGCCTGCGGTACGACAGGATCGACGCGGCCAAGGCCCCGCACCTCAAGTCCCTGATGACCAACGGCACGATGGGCCGCTCCCTGCTCTACGCGAACCCGATGGCCGCGACCTCCTCCGGCCCCGGCTGGTCCACCATCTCCACCGGCGTCTGGCCCGACAAGCACGGCGTGAAGGACAACACCTTCACCGGCAAGAACTACGGCACGTACCCCGGCTTCCTCGCCCGGCTGCACCAGATCCGCCCGGAGCTCTCGCTCTTCGCCGCCGTCGACTGGCCCGAGCTGGACACGCACGGCACCGTCACCCCCGGCGCCGACGCCAAGCTCGTCTACAACAACAACTACGTCGTCAACGACCTGGTGATCACCGAGGCGACGGAGGACGTCCTCCGCAACCAGAACCCCGACGTCCTCTTCGTCTACTTCGGCGAGACCGACGAGATCGGCCACAACTACGGCGCCGCGCACAGCAAGTACCTCGACGCCATCGACGTCCAGGACGCCTACCTCGGCCGCCTCCTCACCGCGATCAAGGCCCGCCCGACGTACGCCACCGAGCGCTGGACGGTCATCGTCACCACCGACCACGGCCACACCGACGGCGGCGGCCACGGCGGCTCCAGCATCGAGGAGCGCCGCACCTTCGTCCTCGCCCAGGGCCCGGGCATCGCCGCCGGCGCCCGCCCGATCGACACCCGCCTCGTCGACGTCGCCGCCACCGTCTTCCACCAGCTCGGCATCGTCCCCGACCCGTCCTGGGGCCTCGACGGCAAGCCGGTCCAGCAGCGCTCCACCGACCCCTTCGACGCGCTCTACGGATCGCTCTCCGGCCGCGTCGACGAGACCGGCATCCCCGTCGGGATCCTCGGCTTCACCCACACCGCGCCCAGCGGCTGGTCCGTCATCAACAACGCCATGGGCACCGGCGGCATGACCGAGTGGCGCGGCTGGTCCTTCGCCACCGACGAGTTCTGGTCCCGCGCCCAGCGCGACCAGTCCCGCGAGCTCAACGTCCGCGCCCGGGGCGTCTTCGCCGTCGCCGACTCCGACGAGTGGGCCGACAAGTCCTTCTCCGGCACGTACGACTCGACCCTGGTGACCCCCGCCCACAGCGTCTCCGGCGCGACCCGGGCGACCCTGGACTTCACCACCTTCTACCGCCAGGAGGGCAGCCAGACCGCCCAGGTCCTGGCGAGCTTCAACGGCGGCACCCCGGCCCTCGTCAAGAGCTACACCGCCGACGTCGTCTCGCGGCCCCAGTCGCTCACCGTGAACGTCCCCGCCGGGGCGTCCAGCGTGAGCTTCCGCTTCCGCTACACCGGTGCCAACAACTGGTACTGGACGATCGACGGGGTCAGGGTCACGGCGTCCTGA
- a CDS encoding 2-aminoethylphosphonate ABC transporter permease subunit, which translates to MPATEPKRRAARSLPTWVWALPPVAVLALVFLYPLALVVQESLAPGAYAGVLASESFRDALVTTVWLAVASTAGCLVLGFALALVIAFVPFPGGRAVARFIDVFLSFPSFLITLALLFLYGTVGMANGVWTDVTGDAAGPFRFLTTPWGVLLAEITYFTPFVMRPLLAAFSQLETAQLEVASSLGARPLRIIRQVILPEALPALAAGGSLVLVMCLNEFGIVLFTGAKGVTTLPMLVYSKAILESDYAAACVVAVVNVALSVGLYVLYRGVSRRAGA; encoded by the coding sequence ATGCCCGCAACGGAGCCGAAGCGCCGCGCCGCCCGTTCCCTCCCCACCTGGGTCTGGGCCCTGCCGCCCGTCGCCGTCCTCGCGCTCGTCTTCCTCTACCCCCTCGCCCTGGTCGTACAGGAGTCGCTGGCCCCCGGCGCCTACGCCGGCGTCCTCGCCTCCGAGTCGTTCCGCGACGCGCTCGTCACCACCGTGTGGCTCGCCGTCGCCTCCACGGCCGGCTGCCTGGTCCTCGGTTTCGCGCTGGCGCTCGTGATCGCCTTCGTGCCCTTCCCCGGCGGGCGGGCGGTGGCGAGGTTCATCGACGTCTTCCTCTCCTTCCCGTCCTTCCTGATCACGCTCGCCCTGCTGTTCCTCTACGGCACGGTCGGCATGGCCAACGGGGTCTGGACGGACGTCACCGGCGACGCGGCGGGCCCCTTCCGGTTCCTGACCACTCCCTGGGGCGTCCTCCTCGCCGAGATCACGTACTTCACGCCCTTCGTGATGCGCCCGCTCCTCGCCGCGTTCTCCCAGCTGGAGACCGCCCAGCTGGAGGTCGCGTCCTCCCTCGGGGCGAGGCCGCTCCGCATCATCCGGCAGGTGATCCTGCCCGAGGCGCTGCCCGCGCTCGCCGCCGGCGGCAGTCTCGTCCTCGTCATGTGCCTCAACGAGTTCGGGATCGTCCTCTTCACCGGCGCCAAGGGCGTCACGACCCTCCCGATGCTCGTCTACAGCAAGGCGATCCTCGAATCCGACTACGCCGCCGCCTGCGTCGTCGCCGTCGTCAACGTCGCGCTCTCCGTGGGCCTCTACGTCCTCTACCGGGGGGTGAGCCGCCGTGCTGGTGCATAG
- a CDS encoding lytic polysaccharide monooxygenase, with the protein MRKKKSVGAAVVALGVAGASLLATGSAGSHGYTDSPISRQKLCANGTVTNCGSIQWEPQSVEGLKGFPAAGPADGKICSAGLTQFAQLDDPRGGAWPTTTLTAGQSYSFRWQFTARHRTTDFKYYITKNGWNPSQKLTRAALDPQPFLTVPYNNQQPPATLSHSGTVPAGKTGRHLILAVWTIADTANAFYACSDVKF; encoded by the coding sequence ATGCGCAAGAAGAAGTCAGTCGGGGCGGCGGTGGTGGCGCTCGGCGTCGCCGGCGCCTCCCTCCTCGCGACCGGCAGCGCGGGCAGCCACGGCTACACCGACTCGCCGATCAGCCGCCAGAAGCTCTGCGCCAACGGCACCGTGACCAACTGCGGCTCCATACAGTGGGAGCCGCAGTCGGTCGAGGGCCTCAAGGGCTTCCCCGCCGCCGGTCCCGCCGACGGCAAGATCTGTTCGGCCGGGCTCACGCAGTTCGCCCAGCTCGACGACCCCCGGGGCGGCGCCTGGCCGACGACGACCCTCACGGCCGGGCAGAGCTACAGCTTCCGCTGGCAGTTCACGGCCCGGCACCGCACCACCGACTTCAAGTACTACATCACCAAGAACGGCTGGAACCCGAGTCAGAAGCTGACCCGGGCCGCGCTCGACCCCCAGCCGTTCCTCACCGTCCCCTACAACAACCAGCAGCCGCCGGCGACACTCTCGCACTCCGGGACCGTCCCGGCGGGCAAGACGGGCCGTCACCTGATCCTGGCGGTGTGGACGATCGCGGACACCGCGAACGCCTTCTACGCCTGCTCGGACGTCAAGTTCTGA
- a CDS encoding ABC transporter permease encodes MLVHSRKGRWTAWVLFTVLFVPLFALPLLVIVAASFSTHWSGAFPSGPTTAHYAAAVRGESLQALTTSLVTAVTASLVALTVGTWAALASAALGRRGRQILDALFMLPVAVPSVVVGLAVLVAFSQPPVLLNGTRWIVILAHTVLVTAFAHQSVSAAIRRLDPMYEQAAASLGARPAYVLLRVRLPLLLPSLNAAAGLCFALSMGELSATMMLYPPDWLPLPVLIFTATDRGSLFTGSALAVILMAATLLALLAVSRIRTRASFR; translated from the coding sequence GTGCTGGTGCATAGCCGCAAGGGCAGATGGACGGCGTGGGTGCTGTTCACGGTCCTCTTCGTCCCGCTCTTCGCCCTGCCCCTGCTCGTCATCGTCGCCGCCTCGTTCTCGACGCACTGGTCGGGCGCCTTCCCCTCAGGACCCACCACCGCCCACTACGCGGCGGCCGTGCGCGGAGAGTCCCTCCAGGCGCTCACCACGAGCCTGGTCACCGCCGTCACCGCGAGCCTGGTGGCGCTGACCGTCGGCACCTGGGCGGCGCTCGCCTCCGCGGCGCTGGGCAGGCGGGGCCGCCAGATCCTCGACGCCCTGTTCATGCTGCCGGTCGCCGTGCCGTCGGTCGTCGTCGGACTGGCTGTCCTCGTGGCCTTCTCGCAGCCGCCGGTGCTCCTCAACGGCACGCGCTGGATCGTGATCCTCGCGCACACCGTGCTGGTCACGGCCTTCGCCCACCAGTCGGTTTCGGCCGCGATCCGCCGCCTCGACCCGATGTACGAGCAGGCGGCGGCCAGCCTCGGCGCCCGCCCCGCGTACGTCCTGCTCCGGGTGCGGCTCCCGCTCCTGCTGCCGTCCCTGAACGCGGCGGCCGGGCTCTGCTTCGCCCTCTCCATGGGTGAGCTGAGCGCCACGATGATGCTCTACCCGCCGGACTGGCTGCCGCTTCCGGTGCTCATCTTCACGGCCACCGACCGGGGTTCGCTCTTCACCGGTTCGGCGCTCGCCGTGATCCTCATGGCCGCGACCCTGCTGGCCCTGCTCGCCGTCTCCCGTATCCGTACGAGAGCTTCCTTCCGCTAG
- a CDS encoding class F sortase, which produces MPSGPRPAGTGRLVTGVAWALLLLGLWLWGREVTEGPGGSSAPTHGDIAAVGRPLGVELPPAHAPLAPAEPRRVEVPSLGIAAPVVARGLDATGAIDPPPFETPHTVGWFGAGTSPGAAGAALLVGHVDTETRPAVFYGLSAARPGAKVRVTRTDGTVAEFTVDDVQVFPREDFDASRVYGRREPGRAELRLITCGGTFDRTAGTYSANVVVSAYLTGAGT; this is translated from the coding sequence ATGCCGTCCGGACCCCGCCCGGCGGGCACCGGGCGACTCGTCACCGGTGTGGCCTGGGCGCTGCTGCTCCTCGGGCTCTGGCTCTGGGGCCGCGAGGTCACGGAGGGCCCCGGGGGCAGCTCGGCGCCCACCCACGGCGACATCGCCGCCGTGGGCCGGCCGCTCGGCGTGGAGCTTCCCCCGGCCCACGCCCCGCTCGCCCCCGCCGAACCCCGGCGCGTGGAGGTCCCGTCCCTCGGCATCGCCGCGCCCGTCGTGGCCCGTGGCCTGGACGCCACGGGCGCGATCGACCCGCCGCCCTTCGAGACGCCGCACACGGTGGGCTGGTTCGGCGCGGGGACCAGCCCGGGCGCGGCCGGGGCGGCCCTTCTCGTCGGCCACGTCGACACCGAGACCCGCCCGGCGGTCTTCTACGGCCTGAGCGCGGCCCGCCCCGGAGCGAAGGTCCGCGTCACCCGGACGGACGGCACGGTCGCCGAGTTCACGGTCGACGACGTCCAGGTCTTCCCGCGCGAGGACTTCGACGCGAGCCGCGTCTACGGCCGGCGCGAACCCGGCCGCGCCGAGCTCCGCCTGATCACCTGCGGCGGCACCTTCGACCGCACGGCCGGTACGTACTCGGCGAACGTGGTCGTCTCGGCGTACCTCACGGGCGCGGGCACCTGA